In Mangifera indica cultivar Alphonso chromosome 1, CATAS_Mindica_2.1, whole genome shotgun sequence, a single genomic region encodes these proteins:
- the LOC123216376 gene encoding fasciclin-like arabinogalactan protein 16 gives MDLNIYGRSIFFIYLILLSSTTASIAAALPHSSGQINSNSVLVALLDSHYTELAELVEKALLLHTLEEAVGKHNITVFAPRNEALERDLDPEFKRFLLEPGNLKSLQTLLMFHILPKRIGSSEWPDERKPGSTKHSTLGNDFVHLTSKSSGKKVIGSAEIVRPDDVIRPDGIIHGIERLLIPRSVQEDFNRRRSLQSIAAVLPQGAPEVDPRTHRLKKAAPVPAGAPPVLPIYDAMAPGPSLAPAPAPGPGGPHGHFNGEKQVKDFIHTLLHYGGYNEMADILVNLTSLATEMGRLVSEGYVLTVLAPNDEAMAKLTTDQLSEPGAPEQIIYYHIIPEYQTEESMYNAVRRFGKVKYDTLRLPHKVTAQEADGSVKFGSDDGSAYLFDPDIYTDGRISVQGVDGVLFPEEETPTSTVKKAANVKVVSKPRRGKLMEITCRMLGAVGQDSHFSTCQ, from the exons ATGGATCTCAATATCTATGGCCGCTCCATCTTCTTCATCTATCTAATCCTTCTTTCTTCCACCACCGCTTCCATTGCCGCCGCATTGCCCCACTCATCTGGCCAAATCAACTCCAACTCGGTTCTTGTTGCTCTTCTCGACTCGCATTACACTGAGTTAGCTGAACTCGTAGAAAAAGCGCTTCTCTTACATACTCTTGAAGAAGCTGTGGGCAAACACAATATTACCGTTTTTGCCCCGAGAAATGAAGCCTTGGAGCGCGACCTCGACCCGGAGTTCAAACGGTTTTTACTGGAACCCGGTAATCTCAAGTCGCTTCAAACCCTCTTGATGTTCCACATTCTTCCCAAACGTATCGGATCCTCCGAGTGGCCCGACGAGAGAAAACCCGGGTCAACCAAGCACAGCACGCTCGGCAACGATTTCGTCCACTTAACCAGCAAGAGCTCGGGGAAAAAAGTGATTGGTTCGGCCGAGATTGTCCGACCTGATGACGTGATCCGACCCGATGGAATAATCCACGGAATCGAACGGCTGTTAATCCCTCGATCTGTCCAAGAAGACTTCAACCGCCGTCGTAGTCTCCAATCAATCGCCGCCGTGCTTCCACAGGGCGCCCCGGAGGTCGACCCGAGGACTCACAGGCTGAAAAAGGCAGCTCCGGTTCCAGCAGGGGCCCCACCGGTACTTCCCATCTACGACGCGATGGCTCCGGGCCCATCGCTAGCACCCGCACCAGCTCCGGGGCCGGGTGGGCCACACGGGCATTTTAACGGCGAGAAGCAAGTGAAGGACTTTATCCACACGCTGTTGCATTACGGCGGTTATAACGAAATGGCGGATATTCTGGTAAACTTAACGTCGTTAGCGACGGAAATGGGACGGCTGGTTTCCGAGGGTTATGTCCTAACGGTTCTCGCGCCGAATGATGAAGCAATGGCTAAACTGACGACCGATCAGCTGAGCGAACCGGGCGCGCCAGAACAGATTATTTACTACCATATAATCCCGGAGTACCAAACAGAAGAGAGTATGTATAACGCCGTTAGAAGATTCGGGAAAGTTAAGTACGATACATTAAGGTTACCGCACAAAGTAACGGCGCAAGAGGCGGATGGATCCGTCAAATTTGGGTCGGATGATGGATCGGCTTATTTATTTGACCCGGATATTTATACGGACGGGCGTATTTCTGTGCAGGGAGTTGATGGGGTTTTGTTCCCAGAAGAGGAAACTCCCACTTCCACGGTAAAGAAAGCTGCAAATGTGAAGGTTGTGAGCAAGCCAAGaagag GGAAATTAATGGAAATAACCTGTAGAATGCTTGGAGCTGTTGGGCAGGATTCCCATTTCTCTACTtgtcaataa